Below is a window of Plasmodium brasilianum strain Bolivian I chromosome 14, whole genome shotgun sequence DNA.
GCTTCACttttatatgaaaaggaCAAAGAACATGGAAgaaaggaggaaaaaaaaagaaaagatgataagcataaaaaaaaatgcaaagagGAGGAAAGACAAAataggaaaagaaaaagggaCAAAAAGAGAGAACACaggaaaaagagaaaagaagaaaaacaatCTAAACACGCTAAGAAGTATGAAGATAATGAAGGCCATAGGAGTGTAGAAATATACGAAGGGTTGGAAAAgtttgaaaataatgaaagatacataaaaagtgaaataaaaaatgtatcacATAGACGGAGCGTTTCATCAGATGATAGCACAAAAGGGGAAAGGCAAAATGATGGCAAAAGTATGttcaataaaaatgaagGTGGAAATATTCCTTCAGCGCGCCCTATTGAAAGGGGACCCATATTTCATTTGGCtgaaaatgcaaaattaagtataaaattagaaaacataataacggaaaaaataaataaaatgaaaatgaagaatgcATTAAACAAAAGTTTGGTAGACTGTAAATACTGTATCGATTCcaattcatttaataaaataaacaaattaaatataataagtatTAGTGACagatcatatatatgttattataattataaaaatatttttttaaaagatcaGCTATTTATTTCCCCTATAGAACATACAACAAGTGTAACGAACACAAATTTTGAAACGATTCAAGACATGCGTAATCATATGAAATCTTTAATAGCAATGTTAGAAGAAAACAATGAAACATGTATTTTTGTAGAATTCAATAATTGctttaatgtaaatattgaaTTAATATCATTGAGAAAGGcaaaacatacatacatcaATTGTTATGTTATACCTATGGAACTACTGGAAAAAGccaaaatttatttcaaaaaaaatatggaagaTATTAGTTCTTTATATAGAGAAAATAAACAGTTAATTATTACTAACAGTAAATATGCACCTTATAATGTTATACCTAAAAATATTccatatatatctattaatttttctcttGTTGAAACGTATATACAGGTTAtcgaaaataattatgactACATAAACATgtgtaaatgtatttttacaGACCTATTCAAAAAAGACAaactttataaatattttcgaAATTTTCAGCAGTACGTTAATACTGTGGAACAATTTAAAACTCATTACGAAAAGTACGATTGGACTAGCTATGTTAGATAGGTACATTGCAGTGTGCACAATGCgttaaccttttttttttcttttttaaatggaggtagtaaaaaaaatgggggaaaaaaaaagaggagcATGGGaaataagggaaaaaagggaaaaaagagGACGAAAAGAATAGAAGAAAGGGatagagaagaaaaaaggaatggAAAAGAGCCCAAGAAAGTATgattaaaagaataagaaaaaaaggttgaataaaataaaagaaactTCAAACGTTCAGTACGAATGCATGcttgcaaaaataaaaaaagataataccTTTGTTAACAAATTGATTATAATTCatgaacattttaaaaaacatggaaaattataacaaattatTCGAATTATAatcaagtaaaaaaaaaaaaaaaaaaaaaaaaatttaagttaaatgatacaaaacaaaaaattatgcatataatgcatacatacaacGATGACATAGTCACAGAAAATACAAAGTGTGCACCGAAATGTGCATGAGAGTTTCTACATAGACACTTATAATtatctatacatatatatatatacatgtgcatgtTCATATCtacgaatatatatgtgcgcgATTATACATACGCAGTGCAACAAGCGAAAttgtaaaaggaaaaaactaCATGTAATTGTCTTCATAGATAATCTTGTAGTGgtctatttttttcctttcctctttttcatttaatgaaTCTtgaattaattcattttctGCATTTATTATGTCATCATGAGTGTAACATaacttatatttatctaaGAAGTCTTTATTTACAgtggtaaaataaatactccATTTGTATATGCTTAATATATCTCTGCACTGcttattataattacatacatataaacagaAGGCTAATGATTCCAGGCAAGAAAGTTTATATGGTTTTCCATAATTTATACTGTTCACGGCTATGGAGTATGGTAATTTTCTTTGATTAgtgaatttaattttttttaacaaatctACTGATTTCCAAGAACAGTCAATTACTGACAAGccaaaattttcaataatttgCTTATCatatagagaaaaatatttatcacCGTATGGAGTTAATACTATTCctttaaactttttatttacttgaactttttttatttttttaaagcgaTATAACTTTTTGCAtgaacatttattattttggcATTCATTATAATCAATcataaaaagttttatttcttgtacatcttcctttttgttttctttctGGGAATATTCATCAAATTTTTCGCTAATTTCTTCAGTAATATCGGCATCATCCATCGTGTCAATTCCAACTGTTGTTTCTTTTTCACTCAACATATCTTTACTTTGATTAGTTCCTTTTGGTTTATGATTTCTACATCTActattatcatcatcatcatccaTTACGTTGTTATAAAGTGTTCGACATGTGACAACACTTTCTTTACTCTCTGAATTTGTCCTTTCTCCTTTTATTCCTTTACCTATTTCTTTACCTATTTCTTTTCCCATTTCTTTTCCCATTTCTTTTCCCATTTCTTTTCCactttccttttccttttctcttCTTCTCAGAACGCTCGTATGGTTATCCATATTAAAATTCCCTTCATTAGGCATTCCATTTCCTAACTCCTTTTTCATAATACATTTCACATCTTCACCATTTTTGCCTTTTTGCTTATTCCTTTCATTAATTAGTTTGACTAAATTATGAATTGagtactttttcttttccaaaATTTGCCTTTTCATTGTATTCtctatgagaaaaaaaaaaaaataaaataaaataataatgtattttttatcactATTGGGCTAGCTTTTTTTATACgactatatatgtataataaatacacgtatgtacatgtatatacatacataaacacaAATACGTACATCCTTAGCAAACTGATCGAATTTCAACCTTCTTTAAATTATGATCCTTCTTAATTTCTCctgttttataaaaatatgtatctTTCGTTCATCTACTGTTGAGGTCCCAGgtattttcttataattaacttgtgcatatttatatgtatacatatgagtatatgcatacatatgtaagtTACTTTCATTTCGCGTAACCTGCTATCAAGCAGTTTCgaataaaatcaaaaaattaaaaaaaaaaataataaaatactttaCGAAAATAAGGGAATCAATTGTTGcatatttgttaataatatactttgttgatatataaaaaaaaaaaaaaaaaggtagattgaataaaataaatattagtgATACAGTAATTTATTAAGTGAAAATGGAATTTGTTGTTTTATGAATTATTgctttaattataaaataatatgtaatgTGTTATacaagtaataaaatattacaaaaatacacatgatatgtgtatatatatatatatatatatatcatatatttgtaatatatatgtatgtataaaaaggaaaaacttATTTGATAACAGGTATTCTGCGATGAAAATGTGGTAATTAGTAGTTTAAATTAATCCTTATCCTTTTATCAAATactttttggaaaaaaacgaaaagaaaaaagataaagcgactgaacaaaaaaattgacaattttttcttatagaAATGCGATTTAAAACATTATTcttacttaaaatttttttttttatctttttaaaatatatattttaaactaatgtatatatatctatatttgtgtatatatatatatatatattatataatatatatatatatatatatatagatagatagatagatatagatatagatgtatgtatatattcttttttataaaagaaaaagaaaaaaaaaatgataatacaaATTGTTCTATTTGTTATTGTAACtattaaaacatattataGTTTTcacattaattataaaattttaccaaaaaacaaatacaacaaaaattatacaagAAAGGTTCAATCTGTAAactatatgtataaatatgaaaatacaaaatcaagaaaatttaaaaataaaatattgtcttttttttcaaactaCTTCACCGATGAAAATGACAAGTACAATTTAAGTTAGTaccaaaggaaaaaaaaatatataaaaatacttatatatatatatatatgtgattATGCGTAATTTTTCAAGTACTGACACTTGAATGACTTACCAtaacttaaatataattattttaagtataaatatatatatatacatgtacgtacgtacgcacatgaataaaatatctaaatataaaaaaagtacgGGCTAATGCTTCTCCAAATagagggggaaaaaaaaaagagaaaaaaaatacatcatacctgaaaataaaaaaattttttttttttttttttgtattcagatgaagaggaagaagaataCTTGAAGATGTTAGGTACGACTGATAGTGATGATTTCAAAGATCTAGTTAAATCACATGAAGAGTTTCTTAAAACGTGTAGTGATATTAAGagcaaattaaaatataaagatatatttttttttattacacagaaaataattaaaaaaaatttacatgactttaaaagaaaacaaaaatttaatatttttggaaAAGATGAATATACTAGCGAATTATCAattgattatataaaaagctCAAATATCGAAGAAAGAATTAAAGAACAGATGATCAAAAAGTTAAGTGATGAAATGGAGACCAAAAGATATTTCCTTCTGCGTATCTTTAAGTGGTAATCATACAATCAAAAATAAgggaatatatacatacttacattactataaaaatattaaatgataattatatatattgttactCCATGTTACATATAATGGAACATGTTAGTAAGTGCTCcgctttttttgtatattccTTGTGTATCACACATATATCCACCCACacttatgcatatatataggaagggaattttgaatataattaACATAAGTACATTGATGCTACCCATTAGTTTTATTGGTTTGCTTTTATCAAAGATGGGCCTCTTTTCTGTTGCTGTAAATATGTTACTGACTGcacattttttaactttCAATAAAgatcaaaagaaaaatatgaaggCATCTACTTTACTTTTAACCCTGTTACCCATAGTGCTACATACGTCCCTAGGTACAGTTTGCAGCAACATATtccttaaatattataaggtAATAGTACATAAATGCGTGGtcgtacatataaatgtatatatataaaagtgtaaatatcgacatatacatataaacgcaaaaaaacatacatatatataatataaatgcacCACTCAAATCGCAAAAGTCATAGTAAAAtgtaataaggaaaaatgatACGGCAGAGTGCTAAGTGACCAATTATATTTAGCTATTATTCATGACTCATTTAATTTGATATTTCACCATATGcgaatgttatttttatatttcttcatatatttgttctttttattctttttctcaCAGTTTAATTTACCCGCATTTGTCAGAACGGAAAAcgttttatcttttttcatCAATATACAACTGTATATAGCCtccttaatttattttattaattatgacAATGAGGTAGATACAGAACaaattaatgataattttaaaaatgattatattgattttaataataatataccaTCGAACGACGATATATAAAACAAGAATTTATTcgaaaatttctttttttttttttttttttttttcttcatttaattttattttttcctttttgttcatttccttttttttcgtattattatactttatttaattgtattttattttaacttatTTTCCTCttgttacttttatttattttattttttcatttcttttttttttttttttttttttggtcctttttcttatatttacaacaaagaacaattaatatttaagaaaaatacgaaaaaaattttttaacagtTACTCATTATACGTGCAAAaacaatttgaaaaaaaaaaaaaattatgtattttttatttttgaaaaaatattatctttggttcattaaaaataaggaaagtGTAATATCAGTTTAacacaaaattataaaaatcaaatatataaaaaaatattaaaaaaataatacatgtgatatgtgcttttttttatatcaagGAAGCGCATATATTGTAATTCGtcaaaaagagaaaataagaaGCCCTTACACACTATTGTATACGTGATATAGTAGTGCATTAAATAAATCTCATCCTGAGTGATAAAAGTATGTGtgtaatattatacatatatatgtatatatgcataaaacaaatgtatatatatatttatatgggtatatagtaaaatatacatgtaatatgctgtatacatatattcacaCTGTGTAAATATTTGCGTATTTTATTctaaattatacataatgGTACGTATATTACACACGCGGATGtaaattatgcatatttgTCATAAATGCACAtaccacatatatatatgcaattatatgtatatagaattttatgtatatagaattatatatgaaattatatgtatacgtaattgtatgtataagtaattatatgtataagtaattatatgtataagtaattatatgtataagtaattatatgtataagtaattatatgtataagtaat
It encodes the following:
- a CDS encoding debranching enzyme-associated ribonuclease; amino-acid sequence: MSDVDEFYEYAKYNFLKLLKKNNINSKDEGQRDKSREKESRIKGMNKKLLSDIENLKKDDLNDKESYDKKYINFLLKGKNKNSKSYKKEKKEISSSNTVSSSCPSYASLLYEKDKEHGRKEEKKRKDDKHKKKCKEEERQNRKRKRDKKREHRKKRKEEKQSKHAKKYEDNEGHRSVEIYEGLEKFENNERYIKSEIKNVSHRRSVSSDDSTKGERQNDGKSMFNKNEGGNIPSARPIERGPIFHLAENAKLSIKLENIITEKINKMKMKNALNKSLVDCKYCIDSNSFNKINKLNIISISDRSYICYYNYKNIFLKDQLFISPIEHTTSVTNTNFETIQDMRNHMKSLIAMLEENNETCIFVEFNNCFNVNIELISLRKAKHTYINCYVIPMELLEKAKIYFKKNMEDISSLYRENKQLIITNSKYAPYNVIPKNIPYISINFSLVETYIQVIENNYDYINMCKCIFTDLFKKDKLYKYFRNFQQYVNTVEQFKTHYEKYDWTSYVR
- a CDS encoding ribosome biogenesis protein TSR3; translated protein: MKRQILEKKKYSIHNLVKLINERNKQKGKNGEDVKCIMKKELGNGMPNEGNFNMDNHTSVLRRREKEKESGKEMGKEMGKEMGKEIGKEIGKGIKGERTNSESKESVVTCRTLYNNVMDDDDDNSRCRNHKPKGTNQSKDMLSEKETTVGIDTMDDADITEEISEKFDEYSQKENKKEDVQEIKLFMIDYNECQNNKCSCKKLYRFKKIKKVQVNKKFKGIVLTPYGDKYFSLYDKQIIENFGLSVIDCSWKSVDLLKKIKFTNQRKLPYSIAVNSINYGKPYKLSCLESLAFCLYVCNYNKQCRDILSIYKWSIYFTTVNKDFLDKYKLCYTHDDIINAENELIQDSLNEKEERKKIDHYKIIYEDNYM
- a CDS encoding hypothetical protein (conserved Plasmodium protein): MIIQIVLFVIVTIKTYYSFHINYKILPKNKYNKNYTRKVQSVNYMYKYENTKSRKFKNKILSFFSNYFTDENDKYNLNEEEEEYLKMLGTTDSDDFKDLVKSHEEFLKTCSDIKSKLKYKDIFFFITQKIIKKNLHDFKRKQKFNIFGKDEYTSELSIDYIKSSNIEERIKEQMIKKLSDEMETKRYFLLRIFKCFIGLLLSKMGLFSVAVNMLLTAHFLTFNKDQKKNMKASTLLLTLLPIVLHTSLGTVCSNIFLKYYKFNLPAFVRTENVLSFFINIQLYIASLIYFINYDNEVDTEQINDNFKNDYIDFNNNIPSNDDI